In Arcobacter sp. F2176, the genomic stretch AACTTTTAATATCTCCCATAAATTGTGTTATTTCTTCTCTTGTCCAGCCTTTTCTCATAACTTGATACATAGAGTTAAAGATTTGTTTTGATAATGATTGCGATACTCTTTCATTTTCTTGAATTGTTAAATTTGTATGAATTGTCGAAGAAAAAAAATAAAAGATAATAAAAAGTAATAAGCTAATGGCTAGTATTGAAATCCGGAAATAATTCTTTAGTGTTTTAATCATAGTGATAAGTCTCTCTTAATGCAAGTAAATAAAGATAAAATAATATAATACTATTATAAATATAATTAAATTTTTCTTTCAGTTTTTATAGTACTAACAAAAAGTAATGAAATCGCTGCAAAAATACTAGAATATAAGAATAAATTCTCTCCATATAACCATCCTGCGACTAAAGCACCTATAAAACCACCAAGTCCATAAGCAACTCCATACATAAATTGCTGAGCAAGTTTTTTATTTTCATAGATTGAATACAAATATATAATTACTGAACTATGGTATAGTCCAAAAGAAAAGGCATGTATTGATTGTGTGAAAAAAGTCACATATAAGTTATCAGGATATAAATAGAGTAATAACCATCTAATTGTAGTCAAAAAAATAGAAAATTTTATTATAGTTAAAAGATTATTTTTTAATATTGGAGCTTGGAAATAAAACATTAATATTTCACAAATCACTCCAAAAGACCAAAGATAAGAAGTCATTTCTAATGATATTCCATGCTCTGTTTCATATATAGTAAAAAAGTTGTAAAAGCCACCAAAACTTATTTGCATAAAAAATAGACTTAACCAAAATGGCCAATATTCAAGAACAGAAAAGGGTTTTGAACTGATTGTATCTTTATGCTCAACATCATGTTTTAAAAGTAAAAGTGAAAAAAATACAATAAAAATATTTATAGTTAAATAATAGTGTAATGCAATTTGTGGTTCAGTCAAGAATTTTGCTAAAACTAAAGCAATTACCGTAAAACCAATTGAACCATATAATCTAGATCTTCCATATTTATCTTTACCCAAATCTTTTAAGGCAATAACTTCAATATAAGGTAATATAAGGCTTAGACAAACTCCTAAAAGAGCATTGTTTAACATAAAAGCATAAA encodes the following:
- a CDS encoding MFS transporter, translated to MLFFNLSAFYFFYFAAVAVYVIFMPKVLHDIGYTPSQIGVIFALAPLMRFATPFLFLKHIKLDRNIFRLALFTSILCSIGFYFTLHNFYAFMLNNALLGVCLSLILPYIEVIALKDLGKDKYGRSRLYGSIGFTVIALVLAKFLTEPQIALHYYLTINIFIVFFSLLLLKHDVEHKDTISSKPFSVLEYWPFWLSLFFMQISFGGFYNFFTIYETEHGISLEMTSYLWSFGVICEILMFYFQAPILKNNLLTIIKFSIFLTTIRWLLLYLYPDNLYVTFFTQSIHAFSFGLYHSSVIIYLYSIYENKKLAQQFMYGVAYGLGGFIGALVAGWLYGENLFLYSSIFAAISLLFVSTIKTERKI